A window of Ardenticatena maritima contains these coding sequences:
- a CDS encoding DUF5335 family protein — MTDKRLPREEWTTVLARLSEENAGRPVDVRVVNTDVGDQALAEDEPLVAIDADLEDGIDDAIIITVGRDDDIFGHTVNDPVNIWLRYDDEGRLLDIDIESREEGRTLIEFKDVPRVVA; from the coding sequence ATGACCGACAAACGATTGCCGCGTGAAGAATGGACGACAGTCCTGGCGCGTCTCAGTGAAGAGAACGCCGGACGCCCTGTGGACGTGCGGGTGGTGAACACAGACGTGGGCGACCAGGCGCTGGCGGAAGACGAACCGCTGGTGGCGATTGACGCCGACCTGGAAGATGGCATTGACGACGCCATCATCATCACCGTTGGGCGTGACGATGACATTTTCGGACACACCGTCAACGACCCTGTGAACATCTGGCTGCGTTACGATGACGAGGGGCGTTTGCTCGATATTGACATTGAGTCGCGTGAAGAGGGGCGCACGTTAATCGAATTCAAGGACGTGCCGCGCGTGGTTGCCTGA
- a CDS encoding glycosyltransferase family 4 protein, translating into MRILLLSGEYPPMIGGVADYTMHLAHHLAAEGHDVGVLTSTRAEPVEQPRLRVMAEIGAWNVLAWPRILEIAREYDLVHIQYQAAAFDLGGAIPLLPDWLRVRGGPPVVVTFHDLRVPYLFPKAGRLRQAVVRRLAQRAHAVVTTNEEDEAILQAWGVRLLAFIPIGSNIPVQPPADFDADTWRARWGVSPEDWLIVYFGFINRSKGVHILLRAQDRLLRAGFRAKVLIVGDRLGASDPTNAAYLAEIEELVEELNLTDDWLMWTGHVPAAEVSAALKAADVVALPYTQGASLRHGTLIAALTHGAAVVTTEPRVPSRYLKPQHTVAVARRNHEGDFARRLALVLRRDDTKRRLQRGALEVAPEFDWKRIRDQHITLYEQLLAER; encoded by the coding sequence ATGCGGATTTTACTGCTTTCTGGTGAATATCCACCCATGATTGGCGGAGTTGCCGACTACACCATGCATCTGGCGCACCATCTGGCGGCAGAGGGACACGATGTCGGGGTGCTTACGAGTACGCGCGCTGAACCCGTCGAACAGCCCCGTTTGCGCGTGATGGCGGAGATTGGGGCGTGGAATGTGCTCGCATGGCCGCGTATTTTGGAGATCGCGCGCGAGTACGACCTGGTGCACATTCAGTACCAGGCGGCGGCGTTCGATCTGGGGGGCGCGATTCCCCTCTTGCCGGATTGGTTGCGCGTGCGGGGGGGACCGCCTGTGGTGGTCACATTCCACGATTTGCGCGTGCCCTACCTGTTCCCCAAGGCGGGGCGTTTGCGGCAAGCCGTGGTGCGCCGCCTGGCGCAACGCGCGCATGCCGTGGTGACAACGAACGAAGAAGATGAAGCCATTTTGCAGGCGTGGGGTGTGCGCCTGCTCGCGTTCATCCCCATTGGCAGCAACATTCCCGTGCAGCCGCCCGCGGATTTTGACGCCGATACCTGGCGCGCCCGCTGGGGCGTTTCGCCAGAGGATTGGTTGATTGTCTATTTTGGCTTTATCAACCGCAGCAAGGGGGTGCATATTCTCTTGCGGGCGCAAGACCGCCTGTTGCGGGCGGGGTTTCGTGCCAAAGTGCTCATCGTGGGCGACCGACTTGGTGCAAGCGACCCCACCAATGCCGCCTATCTCGCCGAAATTGAAGAACTGGTGGAAGAACTCAACCTCACCGACGATTGGCTGATGTGGACGGGGCATGTGCCCGCCGCAGAAGTCTCAGCCGCGCTCAAAGCCGCCGATGTGGTGGCGCTTCCTTACACACAAGGGGCGTCGTTGCGGCATGGCACGCTGATTGCCGCCTTGACGCATGGCGCGGCTGTGGTGACAACCGAACCGCGTGTGCCCAGCCGCTACCTCAAACCACAGCACACCGTAGCGGTGGCGCGCCGCAACCATGAGGGCGATTTTGCCAGACGGTTGGCGCTCGTCTTGCGGCGCGACGATACCAAGCGCCGCTTGCAGCGGGGGGCGTTGGAGGTAGCGCCTGAGTTTGACTGGAAACGCATTCGCGACCAGCATATCACGCTTTATGAGCAATTGCTGGCTGAACGGTGA
- a CDS encoding TatD family hydrolase, which produces MNQTHSAPTLIDTHLHLDFDAFDDDREAVIERALAAGVQRMITIGINRETCRRAVALAEQYAPVYAAVGIHPNDATEWDSETERELRELARHPKVVAIGEIGLDYYWERVPHDVQGRVFRAQLALASELGLPVIIHDRDAHADVLNILREWVESGRAPTPPGVLHCFSGDQTMAEEALALGFYLGVDGPVTFKNARALQALVAQLPLDRLLIETDAPFLTPHPYRGKRNEPAYVRFVAEKIAELQNCTFETVAHQTTRNAETLFARLSEAAPPTYTSRL; this is translated from the coding sequence TTGAACCAGACACACAGCGCGCCAACGCTGATTGACACCCACCTGCATCTGGACTTCGACGCGTTCGATGACGACCGCGAGGCCGTCATCGAACGCGCGTTGGCCGCTGGTGTCCAGCGCATGATCACGATTGGCATCAATCGCGAAACGTGCCGCCGTGCGGTTGCCCTGGCGGAACAGTATGCACCCGTCTATGCCGCTGTTGGCATCCATCCGAACGACGCAACCGAATGGGACAGCGAGACTGAGCGCGAACTGCGCGAACTGGCGCGCCATCCCAAAGTTGTGGCGATTGGCGAAATCGGGTTGGATTACTACTGGGAGCGTGTGCCCCACGATGTACAGGGGCGTGTCTTTCGGGCGCAGTTGGCGCTGGCCAGCGAATTGGGCTTGCCCGTCATCATCCATGACCGGGACGCCCACGCCGATGTGCTGAACATTTTGCGTGAGTGGGTGGAGAGTGGGCGCGCGCCAACGCCGCCGGGGGTGCTGCACTGCTTTAGCGGCGACCAGACGATGGCCGAAGAAGCGCTTGCTTTGGGGTTCTACCTGGGTGTTGATGGACCTGTGACGTTCAAAAACGCGCGCGCCTTGCAGGCGCTTGTGGCACAATTGCCGCTCGACCGCCTGCTGATTGAAACCGACGCGCCTTTTCTCACCCCCCATCCCTATCGGGGGAAACGCAACGAACCCGCCTACGTGCGGTTTGTCGCTGAAAAAATTGCCGAATTGCAAAATTGCACATTTGAAACGGTGGCGCACCAGACCACGCGCAACGCTGAAACGCTTTTTGCGCGTCTGAGTGAGGCTGCGCCGCCAACATACACATCACGGCTGTAA
- a CDS encoding polyprenyl synthetase family protein, with the protein MTLSTAATVHTLPIFAPIEPDLRAVLDKMRSAATIQLELLDEALAHVVASGGKLVRPSLAILVSRIYGAEYEKMISLAASLEMLHTATLVHDDMIDASAKRRGNPTLHTLLNPASAVLLGDYLFAQAAAWATETDNVRVVRIFAQTLMTIVNGELRQMWAKWDWNRAIEDYFNRIYGKTAALFSASCETAAALCHTPEPVTTALREYGRLIGLAFQIVDDVLDYAGDEETLGKPVGSDLRSGNITLPLIYYAQNNPNNPLLEPVLDGKRPSREDVATIVEAVVNSDAIERSLAEANRLVEEALTHLDVVPECPERTMLVELARYIVRRRV; encoded by the coding sequence ATGACTCTGTCAACCGCAGCAACTGTTCACACATTACCCATATTTGCACCCATTGAGCCGGATTTGCGCGCCGTGCTCGACAAAATGCGGAGCGCCGCCACCATCCAGCTCGAATTGCTGGATGAGGCGCTCGCCCATGTGGTCGCATCGGGCGGAAAATTGGTGCGCCCGTCGCTGGCGATTCTCGTTTCGCGCATTTACGGCGCTGAATACGAGAAGATGATTTCCCTGGCGGCGTCGCTCGAAATGCTGCACACCGCCACACTCGTCCACGACGATATGATTGACGCATCCGCCAAGCGGCGCGGCAACCCCACGCTGCATACCTTGCTCAATCCGGCCAGCGCCGTTCTGCTGGGCGACTACCTGTTTGCGCAAGCGGCGGCGTGGGCAACCGAAACCGACAATGTGCGCGTGGTGCGTATTTTCGCCCAAACCCTGATGACCATCGTCAACGGCGAATTGCGCCAGATGTGGGCGAAGTGGGATTGGAATCGCGCCATTGAGGATTACTTCAACCGCATTTACGGCAAAACAGCCGCGCTCTTCTCGGCGTCGTGTGAAACGGCGGCGGCACTTTGCCACACACCCGAACCTGTCACCACGGCGTTGCGTGAGTACGGGCGTCTCATCGGCTTAGCCTTCCAGATTGTGGACGATGTGCTCGATTACGCAGGCGATGAAGAGACCTTGGGCAAGCCGGTGGGGAGTGATTTGCGCAGTGGCAACATTACGTTGCCGTTGATTTATTACGCGCAAAACAACCCCAACAACCCGTTGCTTGAACCCGTGTTGGATGGCAAACGCCCCTCGCGTGAAGACGTGGCGACCATTGTCGAAGCCGTTGTCAATTCAGACGCCATCGAGCGCAGCCTGGCGGAAGCCAACCGCCTGGTAGAAGAAGCCTTGACCCATTTAGACGTGGTGCCTGAATGCCCCGAGCGCACCATGTTGGTCGAACTGGCGCGGTACATTGTTCGACGGCGTGTGTAG
- a CDS encoding glycosyltransferase family 2 protein, translated as MEQVDLSIVIINWNVRDLLVQCLRSLFRALEGSPLRVEYIVVDNASHDDSVATVRRLFPDVHLLALPENRGYTGGVNAGLAVARGRFVLVLNPDTEALNDAPQRLVQFLETHPRVGCVGPALFYPDGSRQPSRRRFHSLPVLFFQDTPLHGLIKPWLNRFFVADRTDEEVQPVDWLVGAALCVRREVLDEVGGMDERYFMYFEEVDWQRRMREAGWEIWYFPEARFIHHEGASSGQVVAARHLRYARSRIVYTERWHGRMWAWLLRRWLRLFFMWELMLEWAKLQLRHKPDMRRARVQAYRQVLAEL; from the coding sequence ATGGAGCAGGTAGACCTTTCCATTGTCATCATCAATTGGAACGTGCGCGATTTGCTGGTGCAGTGCTTGCGTTCGCTGTTTCGCGCACTGGAAGGGTCTCCACTGCGGGTTGAATACATTGTGGTGGACAATGCCAGCCACGATGATTCGGTGGCGACCGTGCGGCGGCTCTTCCCCGATGTGCATCTCCTGGCGTTGCCTGAAAATCGCGGCTACACCGGTGGCGTCAATGCTGGGTTGGCTGTCGCACGGGGGCGTTTTGTCTTGGTGCTCAATCCCGATACAGAAGCCCTGAACGACGCGCCACAGCGATTGGTACAGTTTTTGGAAACGCATCCGCGTGTTGGGTGTGTTGGTCCTGCGCTCTTCTATCCTGATGGCTCGCGCCAGCCCTCGCGGCGGCGTTTTCACTCGCTCCCCGTGCTTTTCTTTCAGGACACCCCCCTGCATGGCTTGATCAAACCCTGGTTGAACCGCTTTTTCGTTGCCGACCGAACCGATGAAGAAGTCCAGCCGGTGGATTGGCTCGTCGGGGCGGCGCTCTGCGTGCGCCGTGAGGTTCTGGATGAGGTGGGGGGCATGGACGAGCGCTATTTCATGTACTTTGAAGAAGTGGATTGGCAGCGCCGCATGCGCGAAGCCGGCTGGGAGATTTGGTATTTCCCCGAAGCGCGCTTCATTCATCACGAAGGGGCAAGCAGCGGGCAGGTGGTTGCCGCACGCCATCTGCGCTATGCGCGAAGCCGCATTGTGTACACCGAACGCTGGCATGGTCGCATGTGGGCGTGGTTGTTGCGCCGCTGGTTGCGGCTCTTTTTTATGTGGGAACTCATGCTCGAATGGGCGAAATTGCAACTGCGCCACAAGCCGGACATGCGGCGGGCGCGCGTTCAGGCGTATCGGCAAGTCCTGGCGGAATTGTAA
- a CDS encoding GDP-mannose 4,6-dehydratase, translating into MRVFITGISGFAGSFLAEHLLANGYEVWGLVHRGPGHVAHIQTQLTLRQGDITDFESVYAVLAECRPARIYHLAAQSFVPRSWENPWETLENNIRGQLNVLEAARRLDSAPRILVVGSNEAYGRVQPNELPISETTPFRPISPYGVSKATQDLMGYQYWATYGMHVVRVRPFNHIGPRQSAQFVAAAFASQLAEIEAGVRPPVLYVGNLDAKRDFSDVRDVVRAYHLALEEGTAGEVYNVGSGEARSVQSLLDTLLAFTSVEVRVERDPARMRPSDIPEVRADIRKIQATTGWAPEIPFEQSVRDVLDYWRQRVRARFHSS; encoded by the coding sequence GTGCGAGTCTTTATCACCGGAATCAGTGGGTTTGCCGGCAGTTTCCTGGCGGAACATTTGCTGGCAAACGGCTATGAGGTCTGGGGCCTGGTTCATCGTGGACCAGGCCATGTTGCGCATATTCAAACGCAACTGACCCTGCGCCAGGGGGATATCACCGATTTTGAAAGCGTCTACGCCGTGTTGGCGGAATGCCGTCCGGCGCGCATTTATCATCTTGCGGCGCAATCTTTTGTGCCGCGTTCATGGGAAAACCCGTGGGAAACATTGGAAAACAACATCCGCGGGCAACTGAACGTGCTGGAAGCCGCGCGGCGTCTCGATAGTGCCCCGCGCATTCTGGTCGTTGGCTCAAATGAAGCCTATGGGCGTGTGCAGCCGAACGAATTGCCTATCTCGGAAACGACGCCGTTTCGCCCAATAAGCCCGTATGGCGTCAGCAAAGCGACGCAGGATTTAATGGGCTACCAGTATTGGGCGACGTATGGCATGCATGTGGTGCGCGTGCGCCCGTTCAATCATATTGGGCCACGCCAGAGCGCCCAATTCGTCGCCGCGGCGTTCGCCAGCCAACTGGCGGAAATCGAAGCAGGCGTGCGCCCGCCTGTGCTCTACGTGGGCAACCTGGACGCCAAGCGCGATTTTAGCGATGTGCGCGATGTGGTGCGGGCGTATCATCTCGCCTTGGAAGAGGGCACTGCCGGCGAGGTGTACAATGTCGGGAGTGGCGAGGCGCGTTCGGTGCAATCTTTGCTCGATACGTTGCTAGCCTTCACATCGGTTGAAGTGCGTGTCGAGCGCGACCCGGCGCGTATGCGTCCGTCGGATATTCCCGAAGTGCGTGCTGATATTCGCAAAATCCAAGCCACCACGGGCTGGGCGCCGGAAATACCTTTTGAACAAAGTGTCCGCGATGTGTTAGACTATTGGCGTCAACGCGTGCGGGCGCGTTTTCATTCTTCATAA
- a CDS encoding nicotinate phosphoribosyltransferase, with amino-acid sequence MFAPLTESILYTDFYQFTMAQVYYRLGIHERPALFDHFFREYPDYGSHQAGFAVNAGLEPFIEWMRQARVEPEHIELLRGLKGRTGKPLFDADFLDWLSRHGNFEALTIRAVPEGRVVHPNTPLTVVEGPLAMAQILETALLNQLNYATLIATKAARVRYSAQSSLVLEFGLRRAHDRGGHAGARAALIGGADFTSNVAMSFALGLPPKGTHAHSMVQVAMALGMGELGAFEAYADMYPDDCILLVDTIDTLESGIPNAIKVFEKLRRKGHRPVGIRLDSGDLAYLSIQAARMLNAAGFEDTIIVLSSELDELVIWQIITQIQEEAPRYGVDPDALIKRLTFGVGTRLITSWGDPALGGVYKLVAIQEKGEWVPAIKISESRIKTPNPGRKRLWRLYDARGKATADLMGLDDEDIAAMEPIILRHPADGTKWRSLPREGTSWEELHVTVLDEGRLVYDFPPLEELRRRAREDIERLDPGVRRLVNPHVYHVSLTPRLWKMKRDLIRQARGEPETE; translated from the coding sequence ATGTTTGCGCCGCTGACCGAAAGCATCTTGTACACCGATTTTTACCAGTTCACCATGGCGCAGGTCTATTACCGTTTAGGCATTCACGAACGGCCGGCGCTTTTTGACCATTTCTTCCGCGAATATCCCGATTATGGCAGCCATCAGGCTGGGTTTGCGGTAAACGCCGGGCTGGAACCGTTCATCGAGTGGATGCGTCAGGCGCGCGTTGAGCCTGAGCATATCGAATTACTGCGCGGGCTGAAAGGGCGCACTGGCAAACCCCTGTTTGACGCCGATTTTCTCGACTGGCTTTCACGCCACGGCAACTTTGAAGCGCTCACAATCCGCGCCGTCCCTGAGGGGCGCGTCGTGCATCCCAACACCCCGCTTACCGTCGTCGAAGGGCCGCTGGCCATGGCGCAAATTCTCGAAACCGCCCTGCTCAACCAACTCAACTACGCCACGCTCATCGCGACCAAAGCCGCCCGCGTGCGGTACAGCGCCCAATCGTCACTCGTGCTTGAATTTGGGTTGCGCCGCGCGCACGATCGTGGCGGGCACGCCGGCGCACGTGCGGCGCTCATCGGTGGCGCTGACTTCACCTCCAACGTCGCCATGTCTTTTGCGCTGGGGCTTCCGCCAAAAGGCACGCACGCCCACAGCATGGTCCAGGTGGCTATGGCGCTCGGCATGGGCGAACTGGGAGCGTTCGAGGCGTATGCCGACATGTATCCGGATGACTGCATCCTGCTGGTGGATACGATTGACACGCTAGAAAGCGGCATCCCGAACGCCATCAAAGTGTTCGAGAAACTGCGCCGCAAGGGGCACCGCCCCGTGGGCATTCGCCTCGATTCGGGCGACCTGGCCTATCTGAGCATTCAAGCCGCCCGCATGCTGAACGCCGCCGGTTTTGAAGATACCATCATCGTCCTTTCCAGCGAGTTGGACGAACTCGTCATCTGGCAAATCATCACCCAAATTCAAGAAGAAGCGCCCCGCTATGGCGTGGACCCTGACGCGCTCATCAAGCGGCTGACGTTTGGCGTGGGCACGCGGCTCATCACCTCGTGGGGCGATCCGGCGTTGGGTGGGGTATACAAACTGGTCGCCATTCAGGAGAAGGGCGAATGGGTCCCCGCCATCAAAATTTCCGAATCGCGCATCAAAACCCCCAATCCGGGGCGCAAACGCTTGTGGCGGCTCTACGATGCTCGCGGCAAAGCCACCGCCGACTTGATGGGGCTTGATGATGAAGACATTGCCGCGATGGAACCCATCATCTTGCGGCACCCCGCCGACGGCACCAAGTGGCGCAGTTTGCCCCGTGAAGGGACTTCCTGGGAAGAGTTGCACGTCACCGTCCTTGATGAGGGGCGGCTGGTCTACGACTTCCCCCCGCTTGAAGAACTCCGTCGCCGGGCACGTGAGGACATCGAACGGCTCGACCCCGGTGTGCGCCGCCTGGTCAACCCGCATGTCTACCATGTTTCGCTGACCCCGCGCCTCTGGAAGATGAAACGCGACCTCATTCGCCAGGCGCGCGGCGAACCAGAGACCGAATAA
- the gmd gene encoding GDP-mannose 4,6-dehydratase: MCAQKTALITGITGQDGSYLAEFLLSKGYRVVGMVRRSSTINFERIKHIQDKIDIVQGDLIDLASLIDIMKAYQPDEVYNLAAQSFVPTSWRQPVLTGEVTALGVTRILDAIRMVKPDARFYQASSSEMFGKVREVPQNEETPFYPRSPYGVAKVYGHWITVNYRESYGLYAVSGILFNHESPRRGLEFVTRKISHGVARIKLGLAKELRLGNLEARRDWGYAGDYVRAMWMMLQQDEPEDYVIATGETHSVREFAKIAFEHVGLNYEDYVVVDPAYYRPAEVDLLVGDASKARAKLGWEPEVSFEGLVKMMVDADIAALEEAIKRGVDFPDLHEATAVVVPTKKE; this comes from the coding sequence ATGTGTGCACAGAAAACTGCCCTGATTACAGGGATTACTGGCCAGGATGGTTCGTACCTGGCGGAATTTTTGCTTTCCAAAGGCTATCGTGTCGTGGGGATGGTGCGGCGCAGTAGCACCATCAACTTTGAACGTATCAAGCACATTCAGGACAAGATTGACATTGTACAGGGCGACCTGATTGACCTGGCGTCGCTGATTGACATCATGAAAGCCTATCAGCCCGATGAAGTGTACAACCTGGCGGCGCAAAGTTTCGTGCCCACCTCGTGGCGTCAGCCGGTGTTGACGGGTGAAGTGACGGCGTTGGGCGTGACACGCATTTTGGACGCCATTCGCATGGTCAAGCCCGATGCCCGCTTCTACCAGGCGAGTTCGTCTGAAATGTTCGGAAAAGTGCGCGAAGTCCCGCAGAACGAAGAGACCCCCTTCTATCCGCGCAGCCCGTATGGCGTTGCCAAAGTGTACGGGCACTGGATTACCGTCAACTATCGCGAGTCCTACGGCTTGTACGCCGTCTCCGGCATTCTCTTCAACCATGAAAGCCCGCGCCGTGGGCTGGAATTCGTGACGCGCAAAATCAGCCACGGCGTGGCGCGGATCAAACTGGGGCTTGCCAAGGAATTGCGTTTGGGCAACCTGGAAGCCCGCCGCGACTGGGGCTATGCCGGTGACTATGTGCGCGCGATGTGGATGATGCTTCAGCAAGATGAACCGGAAGATTACGTCATCGCGACGGGCGAAACCCACAGCGTGCGCGAATTCGCGAAAATCGCTTTCGAGCATGTGGGACTCAACTACGAAGATTACGTGGTGGTCGACCCCGCCTACTATCGCCCCGCCGAAGTGGATTTGCTGGTGGGGGATGCGTCAAAAGCGCGTGCCAAACTGGGCTGGGAACCGGAAGTCTCGTTTGAAGGACTGGTCAAGATGATGGTGGACGCCGACATTGCCGCTTTGGAAGAAGCCATCAAGCGCGGGGTGGATTTCCCCGACTTGCATGAAGCAACCGCTGTTGTGGTACCAACCAAAAAGGAGTGA
- a CDS encoding phosphoglucomutase/phosphomannomutase family protein, with the protein MAHKIKFGTDGWRGVIAEDYTFANVRRVAHAFAQFLKEEGDADRGVVVGYDHRFHGENFAAAVAEVMAANDIHVYLTAGPMPTPVISHAILDMAAGGGVNITASHNPPTDNGFKIRADYGGAVASEKLPDVEKHLPESEDDVPRIALDEAVERGLVEYIDPTETYIERVRRLVDLDALKEADFDVVADPMWGVGAGWLPRLLAGGKVRITEIHDHRNPIFPEMSRPEPIPPNIDVLRERVPALNADVGIATDGDADRVGIVAETGRFVNQLEVFSLLAYYLLEVRGWRGPIVKTLSASSMLEKLGEIYGVPVYETGVGFKYVAPKMLETDAIIGGEESGGYAFRGHLPERDGILAGLMFLDLMRQTGKRPTELLDTLFDLVGPHYYDRWDVRYPAERRDEICANVANARPTEIAGFPVERIDTTDGWKFHLGNGGGWLLIRFSGTEPLIRVYTETTREDKVEEILQAGLDLAGVER; encoded by the coding sequence ATGGCACACAAAATCAAATTCGGGACGGACGGTTGGCGTGGCGTCATTGCTGAGGATTACACCTTTGCCAACGTGCGCCGTGTCGCCCATGCCTTTGCGCAGTTCCTCAAAGAAGAAGGCGATGCAGACCGTGGCGTCGTTGTCGGCTACGACCACCGTTTCCATGGCGAAAACTTTGCCGCCGCTGTCGCCGAAGTGATGGCGGCAAATGATATCCACGTCTATCTGACGGCGGGACCGATGCCTACGCCGGTCATTTCGCACGCCATCCTGGACATGGCGGCGGGGGGCGGCGTCAATATCACCGCCAGCCACAACCCGCCAACCGATAACGGCTTCAAGATTCGCGCCGATTACGGCGGCGCTGTTGCCAGCGAAAAACTGCCCGATGTGGAAAAGCATTTGCCTGAATCCGAAGACGACGTGCCCCGCATTGCCCTTGACGAAGCGGTTGAACGTGGGCTGGTGGAGTACATTGACCCCACCGAGACCTACATTGAACGTGTGCGCCGTCTGGTTGACCTGGACGCCCTGAAAGAAGCCGATTTCGATGTAGTCGCCGACCCCATGTGGGGCGTGGGCGCCGGCTGGTTGCCGCGCTTGCTCGCCGGGGGGAAGGTGCGCATTACCGAAATTCACGACCACCGCAACCCCATCTTCCCCGAAATGAGCCGCCCGGAGCCGATTCCGCCCAACATTGACGTGTTGCGTGAACGTGTGCCGGCGCTCAATGCCGATGTGGGAATTGCCACCGACGGCGACGCTGACCGTGTCGGTATCGTGGCGGAGACCGGGCGCTTTGTGAACCAGCTGGAAGTCTTCTCGTTGCTGGCGTACTACTTGCTGGAAGTGCGCGGCTGGCGTGGTCCCATTGTGAAGACGCTCAGCGCGTCCAGCATGTTGGAAAAGCTGGGCGAAATATACGGCGTGCCGGTGTACGAAACAGGCGTCGGCTTCAAGTATGTGGCGCCCAAAATGCTCGAAACCGACGCCATCATCGGTGGCGAAGAAAGCGGCGGCTACGCCTTCCGTGGGCACTTGCCCGAACGCGACGGCATTCTGGCGGGGTTGATGTTCCTCGACCTCATGCGCCAGACCGGCAAACGCCCCACCGAACTGCTGGACACGCTCTTCGACCTGGTGGGGCCGCACTACTACGACCGCTGGGATGTGCGGTATCCCGCTGAGCGCCGCGATGAAATTTGCGCCAATGTGGCGAACGCCCGCCCCACCGAAATCGCGGGCTTCCCTGTTGAACGCATTGACACCACCGACGGGTGGAAATTCCACCTGGGGAATGGCGGCGGCTGGCTCTTGATTCGCTTCAGCGGGACCGAGCCGCTCATCCGCGTTTACACCGAAACGACACGCGAAGACAAGGTTGAAGAGATCTTGCAAGCCGGGCTTGACCTGGCTGGTGTGGAGCGCTAG
- a CDS encoding lysylphosphatidylglycerol synthase transmembrane domain-containing protein codes for MRDWKTWLKLILTVILLGALLRLVGWRETWATLRSANPRYLVLAVFLYTLTMWVRAWRWQVFLEGQGIRVPASRLTYLYFVGSFFNMVLPSGMGGDVVKYYELARHDRGDQAHFRARVASSVLADRICGLMVLFLMGTAVAPWARGLGIEMTLALLVALTLAGVVGLALVLNARVREWFETHVPFARALINRRGIRGLYASLDGYTRPILLRATFYSLLFNILIIIINVVIGWAYNVHIDLMYYLIFVPIFSFTLALPISINGLGVREGAYVALFTQAGVAHSVALAMSLTFYAVTLAIGLMGGVLYVVENALALRRMPQPEHMGDEQ; via the coding sequence ATGCGTGATTGGAAAACCTGGCTGAAATTGATTCTGACCGTCATTCTCCTGGGCGCTTTGTTGCGTCTGGTGGGATGGCGTGAAACATGGGCGACCTTGCGCAGCGCCAACCCGCGCTATCTCGTGCTGGCTGTCTTTCTTTACACGCTGACGATGTGGGTGCGGGCGTGGCGCTGGCAGGTCTTTTTGGAAGGGCAGGGCATTCGCGTGCCCGCCAGCCGCCTGACGTATCTCTACTTCGTGGGCTCGTTCTTCAACATGGTGTTGCCCAGCGGCATGGGGGGCGATGTTGTGAAATACTACGAACTCGCCCGTCACGACCGGGGCGATCAAGCCCATTTTCGCGCACGTGTCGCGAGCAGTGTGCTGGCCGACCGCATATGCGGTTTGATGGTGCTTTTTCTCATGGGGACAGCGGTTGCGCCGTGGGCACGCGGGCTTGGGATTGAGATGACGCTGGCGCTCTTGGTAGCGCTGACGCTGGCGGGCGTTGTGGGGCTGGCGTTGGTGTTGAATGCGCGTGTGCGTGAGTGGTTTGAAACGCATGTGCCATTTGCGCGTGCGCTCATCAATCGGCGGGGCATTCGTGGTTTGTACGCCTCGCTGGACGGCTACACGCGCCCGATTTTGCTACGCGCCACCTTCTACTCGCTTCTTTTCAACATTCTCATCATCATTATCAACGTGGTGATTGGGTGGGCGTACAACGTGCATATTGACCTCATGTACTACCTGATTTTTGTGCCGATTTTCTCCTTCACATTGGCTTTACCGATTTCGATCAACGGGTTAGGCGTGCGTGAAGGGGCGTATGTGGCGTTGTTCACACAGGCGGGGGTGGCGCACTCGGTCGCCCTGGCAATGTCGCTCACCTTCTACGCGGTCACCCTGGCGATTGGGCTGATGGGAGGTGTGCTGTACGTGGTTGAAAACGCGTTGGCGTTGCGCCGCATGCCCCAGCCGGAGCATATGGGGGATGAACAATGA